In Leptospira harrisiae, a genomic segment contains:
- a CDS encoding response regulator transcription factor gives MKKSILIVEDIHSIREAIMDLLSTKFNVFGAEHFEEAVWYLTNEKIDLTITDIRLPGKSGIDLVKLIQKEFPHILYALMTAYNINEYIKYAKDLHIWNIIPKYSFLDIHLIEVMVEKLLSNDIFGIEKYFTGDFKVYSQNINSEFEDAPNNGIIYKQIKSDQDRSILCGKISKNLIQLGAPKAIQQVLEELTSNAMIRAPRTHEGEYKYQFEIPSHDMVVPLDNIQLMPDDYFLIGYGATESTIFIVVRDQFGSLKKEEILHRLDRHISLDDSTGFPKGLEDSHGRGLYICREISDQLIFNIEPGVCTETIAMINREGRTGFKSLSIYEVDPNSKTKN, from the coding sequence ATGAAAAAATCCATTTTAATTGTCGAAGACATCCACTCAATTCGCGAAGCCATCATGGATTTACTCAGCACCAAGTTTAATGTTTTTGGCGCTGAACATTTTGAAGAAGCAGTTTGGTATTTGACCAATGAAAAAATTGATTTAACCATCACAGACATTCGCCTTCCAGGTAAGTCAGGAATTGATTTAGTCAAATTGATACAAAAAGAATTCCCTCATATATTATATGCACTTATGACTGCATATAATATCAATGAATACATTAAATATGCTAAAGACCTTCATATATGGAATATAATTCCGAAGTATAGTTTTTTAGACATCCACCTCATTGAAGTTATGGTAGAAAAATTACTTTCAAATGATATATTTGGAATTGAAAAGTATTTTACTGGCGATTTTAAAGTTTATAGCCAAAACATAAATAGTGAATTTGAAGATGCACCTAACAATGGGATCATTTACAAACAAATCAAATCGGACCAAGATCGTTCCATCCTTTGTGGTAAAATTTCCAAAAACTTAATTCAATTGGGAGCTCCCAAGGCCATTCAACAAGTGCTAGAAGAGTTAACTTCCAATGCAATGATCCGTGCCCCCCGCACCCATGAAGGGGAATACAAATACCAATTCGAAATCCCCAGTCACGATATGGTTGTCCCTCTTGACAATATTCAACTAATGCCAGATGATTATTTTTTAATTGGTTACGGTGCAACAGAAAGCACTATCTTCATAGTGGTTCGAGATCAATTTGGATCACTAAAGAAAGAAGAAATTTTACACAGACTCGATCGTCATATTAGCTTAGATGATTCCACTGGGTTTCCCAAAGGTTTGGAGGATAGCCATGGACGTGGACTTTATATCTGTCGTGAAATCTCTGACCAACTCATCTTTAATATTGAACCAGGTGTCTGTACCGAAACAATTGCAATGATCAATAGAGAAGGAAGAACCGGTTTCAAATCTCTTTCTATCTATGAAGTGGATCCAAACTCCAAAACAAAAAATTAA
- the secG gene encoding preprotein translocase subunit SecG: MGFFAGTILTLFILLSLFLILLVMIQTGKGGSAGMLGGSTASQSVFGASTADVMTKTTRVAAILFIVLSLALSFVFAKKDEVLVPDVEPSLEAPVETDGTPSEVPAPTTP, encoded by the coding sequence ATGGGATTTTTTGCAGGAACCATCCTCACACTTTTTATTCTACTCTCGCTCTTTCTGATCCTTCTTGTCATGATCCAAACTGGAAAAGGCGGAAGTGCTGGAATGCTCGGCGGATCTACAGCGAGTCAATCGGTCTTTGGAGCATCCACAGCTGACGTAATGACAAAAACAACAAGAGTGGCAGCCATTCTATTCATCGTTCTTTCTTTGGCACTATCTTTCGTATTTGCAAAAAAAGACGAAGTATTGGTTCCCGATGTAGAACCAAGTTTAGAAGCTCCGGTAGAAACTGATGGAACACCTTCCGAAGTACCGGCTCCTACTACTCCTTAG
- a CDS encoding LIC_12096 family protein, with protein sequence MEHLPKYRLLLLLSFFSLNVSLFAESDISEKENRLDKEILSLYREIAKARELLSYEKLTSLPSNTTISFIGTYPNRTGLRIRKYKVDPDPQNKNRIKHSEEKSILLEFNGSVLSKVEVLVVTEDTEIEQKTKTKISDTSPLDESLNDMVIGFSGLDGNDSFPLSSLRNDEIKQERNDFKKDFYIKFLLDFNSQLASISALQKTGGNKNQKSMFKQLNQSLGY encoded by the coding sequence ATGGAACACCTTCCGAAGTACCGGCTCCTACTACTCCTTAGTTTTTTCTCACTGAATGTCAGCCTTTTTGCAGAGTCTGACATTTCTGAAAAAGAAAACCGCCTAGACAAGGAAATCCTTAGCCTTTACCGAGAAATCGCTAAAGCTAGGGAACTTTTATCCTACGAAAAACTCACTTCACTTCCATCCAATACAACCATTAGTTTTATTGGAACTTATCCCAATCGAACTGGGCTACGCATTCGAAAATACAAAGTAGATCCGGACCCACAAAACAAAAATCGAATCAAACATTCCGAAGAAAAATCGATTCTTTTAGAATTCAATGGGTCAGTTTTATCAAAAGTTGAAGTTTTGGTAGTCACCGAAGATACTGAAATCGAACAAAAAACAAAAACAAAAATATCCGATACCTCTCCTTTAGATGAATCGCTAAACGATATGGTAATTGGATTTTCTGGTTTGGATGGAAATGACAGTTTCCCACTTTCTTCTCTGCGTAATGACGAAATCAAACAAGAAAGAAACGATTTTAAAAAAGACTTTTATATTAAATTTCTTTTAGACTTTAATAGCCAATTGGCATCGATTTCCGCCTTACAAAAAACAGGTGGGAACAAAAACCAAAAGTCTATGTTCAAACAATTAAATCAGTCTTTAGGTTATTAG
- a CDS encoding LIC_12097 family sensor histidine kinase yields the protein MSENSQNKDTSAVEKVAEKARELEAIYDVVQDPLVLIDSDFQIQRANLATILFAKNNKYDELLDRKCYEVLYQRTDICPYCPKINVKSKEKNQTYSTPITREIFFRSEDKKQTLLLEFYPYPKQEDLFWMVEKISDVTKQRDKEEESFRMRNLASLGILISGIAHELNNPLTGISLTLQNLKANWQNQPPEQIEKRLDMIKNDVSRAAIIVSDIISFAKTDKVKVTLGDIVETINRAKDTVIRLYPHLSKNIVWRISCDHDYQFPFHPGKMERLFMNLFRNSLQAFDYRPGEISIEIRKTKNWLHIIVEDNAGGIPDSIIQKIFDPFFTSNKSGTGTGLGLSICHSIVKEHDGNISVKSVEQKTRFTISFPLTNDITEQNP from the coding sequence TTGTCTGAGAATTCACAAAACAAGGATACATCTGCAGTTGAAAAAGTTGCGGAAAAAGCTAGGGAACTTGAAGCGATTTATGACGTAGTCCAAGATCCACTAGTACTTATCGATTCAGATTTTCAAATCCAGAGAGCAAATCTTGCTACGATTCTTTTTGCAAAAAACAACAAATACGATGAACTCCTTGATCGCAAATGTTATGAAGTTTTATACCAAAGAACAGACATTTGTCCCTATTGTCCAAAAATCAACGTAAAATCAAAAGAAAAAAATCAAACCTATTCCACTCCCATCACTCGAGAGATTTTTTTTCGTTCAGAAGATAAAAAACAAACTCTACTTTTGGAATTTTATCCTTATCCAAAACAAGAAGACCTATTTTGGATGGTAGAAAAAATTTCAGATGTTACCAAACAAAGAGACAAAGAAGAAGAATCTTTTCGGATGCGTAACTTAGCTTCTCTTGGGATTTTAATTTCAGGGATTGCCCATGAGTTAAATAACCCACTTACAGGGATTAGCCTAACATTACAAAATCTAAAAGCAAATTGGCAAAATCAGCCTCCAGAACAAATTGAAAAACGTTTAGATATGATTAAAAATGACGTATCACGTGCGGCCATTATTGTTTCTGATATTATTTCTTTTGCTAAAACAGATAAAGTAAAAGTCACTCTTGGGGATATCGTCGAAACCATCAACCGTGCAAAAGATACAGTGATACGTCTTTATCCACATTTAAGTAAAAATATTGTTTGGCGAATTTCTTGTGACCACGACTACCAGTTCCCTTTCCATCCTGGAAAAATGGAACGATTGTTTATGAATTTATTTAGAAACTCACTCCAAGCATTTGATTATAGACCAGGTGAGATTTCCATTGAAATCAGAAAAACGAAAAACTGGTTGCATATCATTGTAGAAGATAACGCAGGTGGGATTCCAGATTCCATCATTCAAAAAATATTTGATCCATTTTTTACTAGTAATAAATCGGGAACAGGAACTGGTCTTGGTCTTTCCATCTGCCACTCCATTGTCAAAGAACATGACGGTAATATTTCTGTGAAGTCGGTCGAACAAAAAACAAGGTTTACCATCTCCTTCCCTCTTACAAACGACATCACGGAGCAAAATCCATGA